The following is a genomic window from Pseudomonas lurida.
TTCGAACACCATGTACGCATGGTCCATGACCGATCCTGTCACGTTCTGTTGGCCCCTGGCGAGCGCATCAGGTTGGCGAACCCTGGTCAGACTTATCGGTCGATATCTGCAATGCCCGGCCCGTCGTCACCCAAGGAAGCCCCATGTATTCAAGCCGCCTGATCCTCTGCCTTGCCACCTTGCTGGTGCTGGCCGGTTGCTCCACTACGCGCAACCCGCAACAGCCGGAGCGCAGCGAGACCGAGGTGAAGGCGCAGATTGTGCGCCTGCTGCCGGCCACAGTGCCGGACCGCAATGGTTGGGCGCAGGACATCTACACCGCCTTTGACACCCAGAAAATCTACCCCAGCACAGAAAACATCTGCGCCGTGCTGGCGGTCACCGAGCAGGAGTCCACCTATCAGGTCGACCCGCCCGTGCCGAACATGGGCAAGATCGCCCAGGACGAGATCCAACGTCGCGCCGCCAAGGTCCATGTGCCCGCCTTCGTGGTACGCAGCGCCCTTCAACTGCGTTCGCCCACCGGCAAGACGTATGCCGACCGCCTGAGCGCCGCACGCACTGAGAGGGACCTGAGCGGCATCTTCGATGACTTCATCAGCATGGTGCCCCTGGGCAACACGCTGTTTGGTGGTTTCAACCCGGTGCACACCGCAGGCCCGATGCAGGTGAGTATCGACTTTGCGCAAAAGCAGGCCCGGGGTTATCCCTACACGGTGGACGGCAGCATTCGCCGCGAGGTCTTCACCCGCCGTGGCGGCATGTACTTCGGCATCGCGCATTTGCTCGGCTACCCGGTGAATTATGACCAACCGCTGTATCGCTTCGCCGACTTCAATGCCGGTTGGTACGCCAGTCGCAACGCCGCGTTCCAGGCCGCCGTCAGCCGCGCCTCGGGCACCGAGTTGGCGCTGGATGGGGACTTGATTCGCTACGGTTCTTTGCTCCCCGGTACCACTGAGCTGGCGGTGCGATCATTGGGCGCGAAGCTGGATATGCGCAACCCCAGCATCCGCAGCCAGCTGGAGCAGGGCGAGCAACTGGACTTCGAGGACACCCCACTCTACAAGCGCGTGTTTGCCCTGGCCGACAAGGCCGCGGGCAAGCCAATGCCACGGGCAATCCTGCCGGGCATCGTGCTCAAGAGCCCCAAGATCACCCGCAACCTGACCACGGCGTGGTTCGCCAAGCGGGTCGACGAGCGCTATCAGCGTTGCATGAAGCGCTGATCAGCTGCGGCGTTTGACAAAGCGCCGCCACAGCCACACCCATAACCACACGACCGGGAACGCCAGGATGACGAACGGCAGCACATAGCTTGATCGCTCCAGGGCGTCGGCAGTGCCTTCCACCAGGTTTTCGCCCAAATTGCTGAACATACGGCTGAACCGCGACGACTGGTTGGCACCATCAGAGGAACGGAAGTTCAGCGTCACGCGGTTGGTGTCGATACGCCGTTGCTGGCCGGCGGCGACCTGGGCCAGTTGCTGTAGCTCGTTTTCGATGGACGCCTGTTCCTTGCTCAAGGCAATCAGGTCACTGACGGTAATGTCCTTGCGTTTGGCCAACTCATCCAGCCGCTGTTGCTGGGCTTGCAGCCGATCCTGGCGACGGCGCACGTCGGCGACGGCATCGGCCAAGTCCTCGGCGGTGGTGATGCGTTGGCCCAGTCTGCCGCCTTCAGCAGCCATCGCGACCATCGGTTCCACCCCGGTGGGCGCGATGCGCAGGATGATCTGGCCGCCGCTGCCGTCTTCGGTGATGCCGAGGATGTTGCACGCGCCAAAGCGTGCTGTTTCACACGCTTCGCGGGTGGCTTGCATACGAGGGGCGAGCAGGGCGCCGGGCAGGGCCAGGCTCAGTTCGTGCTCGTAGGCCAATTGAGCGCCGGCCTGGCTTTGTTCGCCGTTGATCACCCGTGCGCGGGAGTGGTCCTTGGGCGAGCAGCCGGCCATGGCCAACGCTGCCAGCAAGAGCACGAGGTAGGAATGGGGTTTGCCGTCCAGATGGCGCATTGCTGTTCCTTGGGATCAGGGGGAATTGACGGCGATTAAAGCGGGTCTGGTGGATTAACGCAAAGCATCGTGGGGGATTTGCGTGGCTGATGGTGATGGTTGCCACGTGTGGCCTGGCGTACACCTCAAGCCCGACTCCAAGGAAGAATCCGCCATGATTGCCCACACCGTGCCTGAAGGTTTTGTCTCGCTACCCCGCAGCAGTCCCCTGCTTGATCTGTTAGGCCCGGCGTATTGCCGGGGGGAAGGCCTGCAATTGGAGATCGGCTTGCGGGCCGACAATCGCCACGCCAATGGGCGGGGCACAGTGCATGGGGGAGTGTTGGCGACCCTGGCGGATATTGGCATGGGGTACGCGATGGCGTTTTCCAGTGACCCGCCGCTGCCGTTGATTACCGCGAGCATGAACCTGGATTACCTGGGCGCGGTGCAGGTGGGGGAGTGGATTGTGGTGCGGTTGGAGCACCACAAGCGCGGGCGGCAGATGGCGTTTGCCACAGTGAGCCTGCAGGTAGGAGAGAAAGTGGTGGCGCGGGCGAATGCGGTGTTTGCGGTGCCCCGGACGGGCTGACAATCCAGAACCAATGTGGGCGGGGGCCTTTGAACTGCTTTTTTCAGTAGGGTCGCATAAAGAAAAGGCCTGGTTTTCGTGGAACCAGGCCTTTTCCGTGTTGCTCGTTGAATCAGTTGCGTTCGAGGGCGAGGGCGACGCCCTGGCCGCCACCGATGCACAGGGTCGCCAGGCCCTTCTTGGCATCGCGCTTGATCATTTCATGCAGCAGGGTCACCAGCACGCGGCAGCCTGAGGCGCCGATCGGGTGGCCAATGGCAATGGCGCCGCCGTTGACGTTGACCTTGTCGGCGTCCCATTCCAGCTCTTTGCCGACGGCCAGGGATTGCGCAGCGAAGGCTTCATTGGCTTCGATGAGGTCCAGGTCACCCAGGCTCCAACCGGCTTTGTCCAGGCAACGGCGGGTGGCCGAGACCGGGCCGATGCCCATGATGGCTGGGTCGACGCCGGCGTTGGCGTAGCTGGCGATGCGCGCCAATACCGGCAGGCCGAGGGCCTTGGCTTTGTCGGCGCTCATTAGCAGCACCGCTGCGGCGCCGTCGTTGAGGCTGGAAGCGTTGCCAGCGGTGACGCTGCCGTCTTTCTTGAACGCAGGTTTCAGCTTGGCCAGGGACTCGGCGGTGGTGCCGGCGCGTGGCTGTTCATCCACGGCGAAGGCCACCGGGTCGCCTTTGCGCTGGGGAATCAGGATCGGCGTGATCTCATCGACAAAACGCCCGGCCTCGATGGCGGCGGCGGCTTTTTGCTGGGACGCCGCGGCGAACGCGTCCTGGGCTTCACGGCTGATGCCGTACTTGTCCACCAGGTTCTCAGCGGTGATGCCCATGTGGTAATCGTTGAACGCATCCCACAGGCCGTCGGTGATCATGCTGTCGACCATCTTGGCGTGGCCCATGCGTAAACCGGTGCGCGCGGCGGGCAGCACATACGGCGCCAGGCTCATGTTTTCCATGCCGCCGGCGATGATCACGTCGGCGTCACCGCAACGAATGGCCTGGGCGCCCAGGTGCAGGGCCTTGAGGCCCGAGCCGCAGACCTTGTTCAAGGTGAGGCTGGGCACCGCATGTGGTAGGCCGGCGAGAATCGAGGCCTGGCGCGCCGGGTTCTGGCCGCTGCCAGCGGTGAGCACTTGGCCGAGGATGACTTCATCCACTTCGGCCGGGTCCAGGCCGGTCTGCTCCAAGAGGCGACGGATCACAGCGGCACCCAGTTCCGGTGCCGGAATGTTCGCCAGTGAACCCTGGAAGCTGCCCACGGCGGTGCGGGTGGCAGCAACAATCACGACGTCTTGCATGGAATCTGTCCTCACTGGAAGTGCATTTCTGGAACGTGGTCCGGGACGATCAGTTTACCGGCGGTCTTGCTCACAATCTCTTCAACACTGACGCCAGGTGCGCGTTCCTTGAGGACAAAAGCGCCATTTTCGATTTCCAGGTAGGCCAGGTCGGTCAGCACGCGCTTGATGCAGTTCGCGCCGGTCAGCGGCAGGCTGCATTGGCTGAGCAGCTTGGACTCACCATCCTTGGAGGCGTGGGTCATGATCACGATGATGTTTTCTGCGCCGGCCACCAGGTCCATGGCGCCGCCCATGCCTTTGACTAGCTTGCCGGGGATCATCCAGGAAGCGATGTTGCCGTGTACGTCGACTTCAAACGCACCGAGCACGGTGAGGTCAACGTGGCCGCCACGGATCATTGCAAAGGATTCGGCGGAGGAGAAGATCGAGGCGCCGATGCGCGCGGTCACGGTTTGTTTGCCGGCGTTGATCATGTCGGCATCAATGGTTTCTTCGGTAGGAAACGGTCCCATGCCTAGCAGGCCGTTTTCCGATTGCAGCATCACTTCCATGCCTTCGGGAATGTAGTTGGCCACCAGGGTCGGAATGCCGATGCCGAGGTTGACGTAGAAACCGTCCTGCATTTCGCGGGCAACGCGTTGAGCCATTTGTTCGCGGGTAAGCGCCATTTTATGAGTCCTTATTGTTCGGGCTGGGGGCGGATTATTTGCGCACGGTGCGCTGTTCGATGCGCTTCTCAAACGTGCCGCAGATGATCCGGTCGACATAGATGCCAGGGGTGTGGATCTGCGCCGGGTCCAGCTCGCCCGGCTCGACGATTTCCTCGACTTCGACCACGGTGATCTTGCCGGCGGTGGCGGCCAGCGGGTTGAAGTTCTGAGCGGTGTGGCGATAGATAACGTTGCCGAAGTGGTCGGCTTTCCAGCCTTTGACGATGGCGAAGTCGCCGGTAATGGACTCTTCCATCAGGTACGGGCGACCGTTGAACTCGCGGGTTTCCTTGCCTTCGGCTACCGGGGTGCCGACGCCGGTGGCGGTAAAGAAGGCCGGGATACCGGCGCCACCGGCGCGCATTTTCTCGGCCAGGGTACCTTGGGGCGTCAGCACCACTTCAATTTCCCCGCTGAGCAATTGCTTCTCGAACAGTGCGTTTTCACCGACGTAGGAGGCAATCACCTTGCTGATCTGCTTCTCTTCGAGCAGCACGCCCAGGCCAAAGCCATCGACGCCGCAGTTATTGGAAACCACCGTCAGGTCGCGGGTGCCTTTGCGCTTGATCTCGGCGATGAGGTTTTCTGGAATCCCGCACAGGCCAAAGCCACCGGAGAGTACGGTCATGCCGTCTTCCAGGCCTGCCAGTGCTTCTTCATAGGACGCCACGCGTTTATCGAAACCTGCCATATGCACCTCTTTTATTGTATGTGGGCCAGCCAATGAACCGAGTGTTGCTCCGGCGGATTGATTTGTTAAGTTGTTTTTTAAGGTTGATTGATCTAGAAAACAGCATAATAAGCGTCAAGCCGCATGCTTCACGCACCGTTAGCGGCCGCTTTCACTTGCAGCTTTCAACTTGTCATTTGGAGCTTACCCATGACCGTTAAACAGATGCGCGCGTTTCTCGCTGTGGCCCAGAGCCTGAGTTTTGCCGCCGCCTGTGAGCGCCTGCACCTTTCCCAGTCGGCGCTGAGCCTGACCATCAAGGGGCTGGAAGAAGGACTGGGCGGACGGTTGTTCAGCCGTAATACCCGCAACGTTGCGCTGACACCTGAAGGTGAGTCATTGCTGCCCCTGGCACGCCGGTTGATTGCCGATTGGGACAACGCCGAAGACGAGCTGCGCCAGCGCTTCACCCTCCAGCGTGGACGGGTCACGGTGGCAGCGATGCCCTCCTTTGCGGGCAACCTGTTGCCACCGATCCTGAAGATATTCCGCGCACGGTACCCGCAGGTGAATGTCACGGTGCACGATTTGATCAACGAGCAGGTGCTCGAGATGGTGCGCGACCGCCAGGTGGAACTGGGCGTGGCGTTCGAGCCGCCAGAAGGTTCGTCGCTGGCGTTCACCCCGTTGTACCTGGACCGCTTCATTGCCGTGGTGCCCGGTGATTCACCGTTGGCCGCGTGTGCCGAGATCGATTGGAACACCTTGCTGGAGCAACCTTTCATCACCTTGCAACGGCCGTCCACGGTACGGGTGATGCTGGAGGAACATCTGGGCGCGCTGCAGAGGAAGCTGCCGGTAGCACTGGAGAGCCATCAATTGGCGACGGTGGGCAAGATGGTTGCCAGCGGCCTGGGTGTCAGCGCGGTCCCAGCGTTGTGTGCACAACAAATGGAAGAGGCGGGTGCTCATTGCATCACCTTGACCGACCCGGTGATCGAGCGACCGATTGGTGTGCTGACCAAGCCGGGGCACGAACTGTCGGCGGCAGCGCAGGTGCTGTTCGATATTTTTCGCGATGAAGCTGCGAAAGGCCGGTTTCCCACTTTTTGATACTGCCGCAAACAACGGTGGGAGCTGGCTTGCCCGCGATCGCTATTTAACATTCAACAACAGGGTTGATCGTTAAACCGCTATCGCGGGCAAGCCAGCTCCCACCGTGAGCGCGTTGTTATTTAGTAGTAGCGGTCGATCACTTTGACTTGGGCGTTATCTTTGAAAGATTCCCATGCGTTGTTAAGTGTGTCGAAAACCTGCTCGATAAAGTTGCGATCGGCGGCCGCCTTCTTGCCGACATAACCCTGGCCACGGCGGTACATCTTCAGGCGCGCTGCCAGTTCACGGTTATTGCGGTCGAACTCGGCTTCTTCGGTGTGGGGCGCCAGGCAGTCAATTTGGACTTCGCCCGATTTGCCAATCCACAGGATATGGTCGTCGAGTGTGTCTTTCTGCGCTGCGAACATCTCAGCCAATTCATCGATAGTTGGTTGGTTGTTCAGATTCATGTGTAAGCCCCTTGACCAGTTGGCGATCTATCAAATAGTTCGTTAGTACATGTTTAAGGTGTCTCCGGTTCTGAAAACCGGGCGTCAGCGACTGTCTGCCGAATACGGGCAGGGTCTTGAACCTGATGCATGTAGTGTTGCTGATGAACTGCTACGCAATGCTTTCATAACGAAGACAAGTCGCATTTGAGCGCCTTGTACCGGACCCTCCGGGTCGGTCAGCTTCATCAATCCGCCTTGTGGGCAGTGCACATCCGGAAAAAACAGCTCGGCGGTCAGACGAGCTTGTTCAAAACGCTTGTTGCCAACGCTCCCGATCCGGGAGACGTCTCGATAATGCAAGGACAAAAACGTTACGTCAACGATTATGTAGTGATTATTTTTGATCACTACATAAATGCTTGTGGGGGCGGGAGAATGCGGGAAAACGTGACTTAGGCGTCATTTTCTGGAGGTAGGGGTCGTATGCCCGAGAGGATGAATTCGACGCAAAACGCTGGAGGCGCTGGCTTGCAGGCTGCTCCAGTTTTGAGCCGTGGTGCAGGGGTTATCTCAAACGGTCGGTCAGCAGAGGCAACAACCGCTCGCAGGACGCCTCGATTTTCACCTGCAGCAGGTCATCTGCACGCGTCTTGCCCAGGTTGATGGCAATGACAGGCTTGCCCTGTTCGACCATGGCCTTGCACAAGCGGAAGGCCGAATAGGCCATCAGCGACGACCCCACCACCAACAGTCCCTCGGCATGATCTACCGCGGCCATCGCCCTGGCGGCCGTTGCCGGTGCTACGTTCTCGCCAAAAAACACGACATCCGGCTTAAGGCGCTCGCCATTGCAATGGGGGCAGCGGGGGACCTGAAAGTGTTCTTCAAAGGTGGGGTCGAGCAAGGTGTCGCCATCGGGTGCCTGCACGGCGTGGACCTGCGCCAGGTAGGGGTTGTCGATTTCCATCTGCCGCTGGATCACACCGCGCTCGCTGCGTTGCTGGCAGTCCAGGCACAAGACCCGGTGCAGGCTGCCATGCAGTTCGATCACACCCTGGCTACCGGCCTGGTCATGCAGGGTGTCGACGTTTTGCGTGATCAACCCGGTGATCCGCTGGCGTTGTTGCAAGGTCGCCAGCGCACGGTGTGCAGTGTTCGGCTGGGCGATGCGTACGCGAGGCCACCCCAGCATCGCCCGCGCCCAATAGCGGCGCCGTGCCTGCGGGGTGGCGAGGAACTCCTGGTACATCATCGGAGCCTTGCCTCGGCGCACGCCTTCGCTGTCACGGTAATCGGGAATGCCCGATGAGGTGCTGATTCCCGCACCGGTCAGCACCAGGAAGCGCCGGTCGGCCATGGCCCGTTGCAACGTGTCGAGGTGATCCTCTTGATGTTCCAGCGTGTCGAGCATGAGTTCCCCTATTCGCCGCGGATGTACTGCTCCAGCTGTTTGATCAGGTCCGCCTGATCGGCGATGGCCTCTTTTACCAGGTCGCCGATGGACAGCAGGCCCAGCAGTTTGCCGTCTTCGACCACGGGCAGGTGGCGCAGGTGACTGTCGGTCATGATGTTCATGCACTCATCGACCTTTTTATGCGAGTCGACGGTGATCACTGGAGAACTCATGACTTCATCGACCCGGGTGGTGACCGACGATAGACCTTTGAGAATGAGTTTACGTGCGTAATCACGTTCGCTGATGATGCCTACAACGACGCCTTCCTTGACGACCGGCAAGGCCCCGACGTTTTTCTCCGACATCCGCACCAGCGCTTCAAAAACGGTGTGGTCCCATTGGATGGTATGGACGTCCTGGTTTTTCTGGTCCTTGGCTTTGAGCACTTGTGCAACGGTTTTCATGGCGGCCACTCCGGTGTTGTTGTTAGGTAGTCAGGTCCCCTTACAGAATCCTAGACGGCCCACGCCGCGGCAAGGTCCAAAGCGGCGTTAAACCCGTCGAAAAACGTCATTCACCGGATTTTTTCGGTATTTATCCGGTATTTGTCGGCTTTTTCGCGCGCTTGGGGCTGGCTGCCGTCTGGCGTGGTGCGCTCTTGCGTTTCTTTTTCCACGGCGTGGCGCCTCGGCCCGCCGGGCTGGCCGGACCGGTGATGGTCATGCGCATACCGTTGCAGCGGGCTACCTGCTTGCTCATCCAGGCCGCCTGCTTGGCGACGAATGCCTCCAGGCTCATTTCGCCGCTTTGCACCATATCCAATGCCTGCTCCCAGATTGCGGTGGTGCCCGGGTCGGCAATGGCGCGGGGCACCGCGTCGATCAGGCTGAACGCCGCTGGCGTGGCGGACAACGCCTTGCCGTTCTTCACCAGGTAACCCCGGTCCAGCAGCCCCTGGATGATTCCGGCGCGGGTGGCTTCGGTGCCAATGCCGGTGGTGTCCTTGAGCTTTTGCTTGAGCAGCGGGTCCTCCACCAGCTTGGCGACGTTTTTCATCGCCTTGATCAGGTCGCCTTCGGTGAAGGGCTTGGGCGGTTGAGTCCACAGGTCCTTGAGGTTGACCTTGGCGACCGCGTAATCCTGGCCCTGCACCAATGTCGGCAGCGCTTGTGGCGCCGGTGCTTCACGCCCCTTGGCCGGTGCGAGGGCCTCGGGCAGGGCGCGTTTCCAGCCCGGTTCGATCACCACCTTGCCCACCGCGCGCAACGCTTGGCCTGCACAGTCGAAATCCGCCTGGGTGCGATCGTATTCGTGGTTGGGCAGGAACTGCGCCAGGTAGCGCGCGCGAATCAGGGTGTAGACCGCACGATGTTTGCCCGTGAGTTGCCCGACATCCTTGCCGGCGCCGGTAGGAATGATGCCGTGGTGAGCGCTGACCTTGGCATCGTTCCAGGCCCGTGAGCGGCGCTGGGGATCAATATGCCGCATCAGCGCGTTCACGGCTGGATCCGCCCGGCCCAATGCCGCGAGAATCTTCGGCGCTTCGCCGTGCTGACTGAGTGGCAGGTAGCCGCAATCGCTGCGTGGGTAGGTGATGACTTTGTGGGTTTCATACAGCGACTGGGCAATATCCAGAGTTTCCTGGGCGCCAAGGCCGAGTTTCTTGGAGCAGATCTCCTGCAGGGTGCCCAGGTCAAAGGGCAAGGGTGCGACTTCGCGCATGCGCTCGGTGCGCAGTTTCGTCAGGCGCGCGTTGGCGGCATTGCTCATCGCGTCGGCTGCCTCCCGCGCCAGTTGCGGGTTGAGGCAACGGCCCTGGTCATCACAGGCATCCTCGGCCGCGCGCCATTGGGCGGTGAACGTCATGTGCTCGTGGCGCAGGTCGACGTCGATGGCCCAGTAAGCCACCGGCACGAAATCGGCGATGCTGCGGTCGCGGTCCACCACCAGGCGCAATGTGGGTGTTTGCACCCGACCCACGGGCAATACGCCCTGGTAACCGGACTGGCGCCCGAGCAAGGTAAACAGGCGACTCATGTTCATGCCGATCAGCCAGTCGGCACGGGAGCGACCCAGGGCCGAGTGATACAGGCTGAAGGTCTCGGCGCCGGGCTTGAGTGCCGCCAGGGCCTTGCGAATGGAAGCATCGTCCAGCGCCGACAGCCACAGTCGCTGGATCGGCCCGCGGTAGCGGCAATGCTCCACCAACTCACGCGCGATCATCTCGCCTTCACGGTCGGCGTCGGTGGCGATCACCAGTTCCTGGGCTTCTCCCAGCAGCCGCTTGACCGCCTTGAACTGGCTGGCGGTCTTCGGTTTGACGCGCATCTTCCATTTTTCCGGGACGATGGGCAGGTCGGCCAATACCCAGCGCTTGTACTTGGCGTCGTAGGCGTCTGGCGGGGCAGTTTCCAGCAAGTGGCCAATGCACCAAGTGACCGTGACTCCGCTGCCCAGCCAGCAACCGTCGCCACGGCGGTTGGCGCCGAGCACGGCGGCAATATCCTTGGCTTGGGAGGGTTTTTCACAGAGGTACAGCCGCATGGTCATCACGTCAGATCGGGTTGATGCCTTGCAGGATGCTCAGTCGGAAGGCTTTGATCAACCATTATCTGTATGGATGTACAGCAATTTGTGTGGTCATCACAAAACAATGTGGGAGCGGGCTTGCTCGCGAAGGCGGTGGATCAGTCAACTCATCTGCGACTGATCCATGGTCTTCGCGAGCAAGCCCGCTCCCACCGGGGTGTCCCTGTGTTCAGGAGACCGGGTTAGTTCTTATCGATATCCACATGCCGCGTTTCCTTGAGGCAGATCATTCCCACAATCAGGCTCACGCCGGTCACCACCACCGGGTACCACAGGCCATAGAAAATATCGCCGGTGTACACCACCAGGGCAAACGACACGGTCGGCAGGAACCCGCCAAACCAGCCATTGCCGATGTGGTAGGGCAGGGACATCGAGGTATAGCGGATGCGCGTCGGGAACAGTTCCACCATCAACGCCGCCAGCGGGCCGTAGCACATGGCGGCAATCAGGATGAGTGCCACGATCAGCACCACCACCATGGTCTTGTTGACCTGGGCCACATCCGCCGAAGACGGGTAGCCGGCCAGTGTCACGGCGCCACGCAGGGCTTTTTCGTCGAACCCGTCGATACGCACGTCGCCCACGCTCACCTGCACCGGGCTGCCGGCAGGTGCCGCAGCGCTGCTGTAGGGCAGGCCTTGCTTGACCAGGAAGGTCTTGACCTTGTCGCATGGGCTGTCAAATTTCGCCTTGCCCACCGGGTCGAACTGGAAGGTACAGGTCGCCGGGTCGGCCAGCACGGTGATCGGGGCCTGGTGACTGGCCTGGTCCATCGCCGGGTTGGTGTAGTGCGCCAGGCTCTTGAAGATCGGGAAGTACAACGCGGTCGCCAGCAGCAGGCCGAGCATCAACACTGGCTTGCGGCCGACCTTGTCTGACAGCCAGCCAAAGAAGATAAAGAACGGCGCGCCAATCACCACGCTGATGATCAGCAGCATGTTGGCCAGGGCCGGGTCCATTTTCAGGAACTGCGTGAGGAAGAACAGCACGTAGAACTGCGCCGCATAGAAGGTCACCGCCTGGCCGCCGTTGATACTGAACAGGGCGATCAGCACGATCTTGAGGTTGTCCCATTTGCCGAAAGAATCGCGGATCGGCGACTTGCTGGCCTTGCCTTCCTCTTTCATTTTCAGGAACGCTGGCGACTCGTGCAGGCTCATGCGGATCCAGGTGGAAATACCCAGCAGCACGATGGAAAACAGGAACGGAATGCGCCAGCCCCACACTTCGAACTGGTCACCGGTGAAATAACGGCACGCCAGCACCACCAGCAACGACAACAACAGGCCGAGGGTCGCGGTGGACTGAATCCAGCTGGTGTGGAACCCACGCTTGCCCGCTGGCGCATGCTCCGCCACGTAGGTCGCTGCACCGCCGTATTCGCCGCCCAACGCCAGGCCCTGCAGCATCCGCAGTACGATCAGGATGATCGGCGCCGCAATGCCGATGTTGGCGTAGGTGGGCAACAGGCCGACGCAGAACGTCGCCACGCCCATCAAAATGATCGTGACCAAAAAGGTGTATTTGCGCCCGATCATGTCGCCCAGCCGCCCAAACACCAGTGCCCCGAACGGCCGCACCACGAAGCCGGCCGCGAAGGCCATCAAGGCAAAGATGAACGCCGTGGTGTCGTTGACCCCGGCGAAGAACTGTTTGCTGATCACCGCCGCCAGGGCGCCGTAGAGGAAAAAGTCATACCACTCGAACACCGTCCCCAGGGACGAAGCGAAGATGACCTTCTTAGAGTCGTTGCTGGTGCTCGCGTCTATCGACGAGCCCAGGGGTTGAGCATGTTCTGACATCGGGTAGCCCTCACAGTGATTATTTATTGTTGTTCCACTGTCGGCGCCAAACTCAGCGCCGGTGTCCTGCAGGTTATGCGGGTGCGCTCATTGCTCTTTCGGGGGCAAGGTTCCTTGTATTCGGCGAAAGGATCAGCTGCGCGGCCTTCTCCGCGATCATCAGCGTAGGTGAACAGGTGTTGCCGGACGTGATGCGCGGCATGATCGAGGCATCGGCGATGCGCAATCCGGGCACGCCATGCACCCGCAGTTCGGCGTCGACCACTGCGTCTTTGTCGCTGCCCATGCGGCAGGTGCCGACCGGGTGGAAGATCGTTGTACCGATACGCGCAGCGGCTTCGTGCAGTTGCTCTTGGGTCTGCAGCGAGTCGCCCGGCAGATATTCCACC
Proteins encoded in this region:
- a CDS encoding DNA topoisomerase III, translating into MRLYLCEKPSQAKDIAAVLGANRRGDGCWLGSGVTVTWCIGHLLETAPPDAYDAKYKRWVLADLPIVPEKWKMRVKPKTASQFKAVKRLLGEAQELVIATDADREGEMIARELVEHCRYRGPIQRLWLSALDDASIRKALAALKPGAETFSLYHSALGRSRADWLIGMNMSRLFTLLGRQSGYQGVLPVGRVQTPTLRLVVDRDRSIADFVPVAYWAIDVDLRHEHMTFTAQWRAAEDACDDQGRCLNPQLAREAADAMSNAANARLTKLRTERMREVAPLPFDLGTLQEICSKKLGLGAQETLDIAQSLYETHKVITYPRSDCGYLPLSQHGEAPKILAALGRADPAVNALMRHIDPQRRSRAWNDAKVSAHHGIIPTGAGKDVGQLTGKHRAVYTLIRARYLAQFLPNHEYDRTQADFDCAGQALRAVGKVVIEPGWKRALPEALAPAKGREAPAPQALPTLVQGQDYAVAKVNLKDLWTQPPKPFTEGDLIKAMKNVAKLVEDPLLKQKLKDTTGIGTEATRAGIIQGLLDRGYLVKNGKALSATPAAFSLIDAVPRAIADPGTTAIWEQALDMVQSGEMSLEAFVAKQAAWMSKQVARCNGMRMTITGPASPAGRGATPWKKKRKSAPRQTAASPKRAKKPTNTG
- a CDS encoding MFS transporter → MSEHAQPLGSSIDASTSNDSKKVIFASSLGTVFEWYDFFLYGALAAVISKQFFAGVNDTTAFIFALMAFAAGFVVRPFGALVFGRLGDMIGRKYTFLVTIILMGVATFCVGLLPTYANIGIAAPIILIVLRMLQGLALGGEYGGAATYVAEHAPAGKRGFHTSWIQSTATLGLLLSLLVVLACRYFTGDQFEVWGWRIPFLFSIVLLGISTWIRMSLHESPAFLKMKEEGKASKSPIRDSFGKWDNLKIVLIALFSINGGQAVTFYAAQFYVLFFLTQFLKMDPALANMLLIISVVIGAPFFIFFGWLSDKVGRKPVLMLGLLLATALYFPIFKSLAHYTNPAMDQASHQAPITVLADPATCTFQFDPVGKAKFDSPCDKVKTFLVKQGLPYSSAAAPAGSPVQVSVGDVRIDGFDEKALRGAVTLAGYPSSADVAQVNKTMVVVLIVALILIAAMCYGPLAALMVELFPTRIRYTSMSLPYHIGNGWFGGFLPTVSFALVVYTGDIFYGLWYPVVVTGVSLIVGMICLKETRHVDIDKN